In Ensifer sp. PDNC004, the sequence TCAACGAGATCTTCTCGTCGCGCGGGCTGAACATCGTCGCTGAGTTCCTTCAGACGCTTGGCGACACGGGTTATGTCGTGGTCGAGGCCGATGGAATTTCCACAAATGCCGACGAGATTCTTCAGGCTCTGCGCGGAATTCCCGGAACGATACGAACGCGATTGGTCTACTGAGCGCTATTAGGGCGGTCAGACCCAAATTCCTCCTAGACGATCAGTCGCGCCGCTCGTCCGTTCTTGCGGTCGGCATTGTTGCAATAGCTCGCCGCCTGGGTGACGGACCTGTGCAGCGACTGCTGCATCGCTTCAGGCAGCGGTATGCCGTGATTGGCCGCTTCGGTCAGGTAGCCTGATCGCAGTCCATGCGCCGAAAACGCCGTCGGATCGAGCCCGGCCTGTCTGCAGCGGCTCTTCAGGATTAGATTGACCGATTGCGGCGTCAAAGTCCGCCGATCCACATTTCCCCACTGGTCGATACGACGGAACACCGGCCCTTCCTTGATCTGAGCCTCAGCGAGCCAGCGTTTCAGCGCTGATACCGGCCGCCCGATCAGGATCACACGTTCGTCCTCATCGCTTGTTGTCGTTTTCGTGCGGCCGAGGCGGATGGAAAGGCAGGGAAGGGAAGGGGAGGCGGCGTCGGCCGGATCGGCCTGGACGGGGTCCTCGTCCGTCAGGTCCTCGACATGGAGCGCGGCCACTTCGGAGCGTCGACGGCCGCCGGATGCAAAAGCCATCAGAAGCAGCGCCCGATCGCGCAGGTCCGCTGGGCGCTCGCCGGCGCAGACCGCGAGCAGCTTTGCCAGCACATCGCCGGTGATAGCCTTCTTGCTCTTGCGTTGCCGCGGCCGGGCACTGGCGCGAACGGCAAGACGCAGCGCCGACTTGAGGGAGGGTCCGTCGAAACAGCCTTTTTCGCCGCGCCAACGGGTGAGGATCGACCAGCTCGTCAGGCGGCGTCGCACGGTCTCGGGAGCATGCGGCCCGTCGGCGCGCAGCAGCCGCTGCGAGCGCAAGCCAGTTTCCACCTCAAGCGGCATGCCGTGGGATGGATCCTCTGCTCGCTTGGCCGGATCCCACAGATGGTGAGCGACAAACTTCAACAGCACGCTCTCCGGCGCCGGCCAGGGAAGGGGAGTGCCAACGGCGAGCTGGCACCAGGTCTCGAGATAGCCGAGGTCGGACGCGAGCGCCCTGAGCGTGTTCTCGCCCATGCCTTCGCGGGCAAGATGTTTGAGTGTGGCGACGTCATCATCCGTCAGCAGTGCGGCAAGTTGATCGCGGCGATCGAAGGGGAGGATGGCGTCCAGGGCGTCGAGTTCTTCGGCGCGGCGATGGATGGCATCGGAAGGTATCTTTTTCGCCAATTTTGAGCGCGATTTTACGGCATTATGGAGCAAGTGCCACAAACCGGCGAAACGCAAGTACGGGGGTTGCATGAGGTGAGATCACAGGTACATATCAAGCGATATACCCAACGAGTTTGCCAACATTGATCAGCGTTCCCAGCCTTGAGGAAATTCAGTCTCTCGAAGAAGCCCTTCACCGCCCAGAGATAAGGCGTTCCAGGGAAGACGTCGAAACGTTGCTCGCAGAAGGGTTTGTGGAATTTGGAGCATCTGGGAGCGTATACGACCGAACAACCATCATCGATCTTCTCGCGCAGGAGAGCGGTACCGATGAAGGCGAACTTCGAACAGCGAACTACGCCCTGAAGCCTATCTCGAACGACGCTGTGCTTCTGACCTACGAGACAGAGCGCTCGTATCATGATGGCTCAAAGCGTTGTGTGCTGCGAAGCTCCGTTTGGAAGTATGACGGGCTCAAGTGGCAGATGTTCTTCCATCAAGGTACAGTCAGGTCGTAAACGCCGCCTGGCACTTGCTCCATAATGCCGCGATTTTAGGTTGTCGGTTTTCCAGGATCACCGGATCGGAATTTACTGTTTTTTAAGGAATTGGCGCCGGCGAGGATCGGCGGACTCTACCAGGTTCGGCGGATTTTTATCACCTTTCTGTCGTCGGTCTGTAACGATCAACGGTCACCCTCCTGACCCGGGAATTGCCTTCGCGCCTGAGCCAGGAACGAGAACGTGTTCGATGACCGACGGACCGGATAAGCTTGCGGTGAGTGACCCGGCCTGGCAGAAGGCCGTGGCACGCGAGGCCATCATACGGCCTTTGATCTTGGCAACGCGCATATCTCGGGGAGATGTCGCTTCGGCCTGCCGACAGCTCGGATTGAAGCGCACGCGGCTCTATGAACTCGTCGCCAAGTTTCGCAGAAAGCCTGTCACCAGTTCGCTTCTCGACGAAAAGCGTGGACCGGAGAAGGGGAGGCGCCTGCTCTCGGCCGATCAGGAAGACGTGGTCAGGCTTGCGATCGAGGCAATCTTTTGCGCTCGCGAACGTCCGACCATCAGCGCGGTTCACGACCAGATTCTCCGGGACTGTCACCAGCAGAACCTGCGCCCGCCGTCCTGGAAGGCAGTCAAAGCGCGGGTGGACCAGAGCGACCAACGGCGACTGATGAAGTTGCGAGAGGGGGCGAAGGCCGCCCGCCAGCAATTCGCGCCAGTGGTCGGTCATACTCGGCCGAATACGCGCTCCAGGTCGTTCAGATCGATCACACCCTTGTCGATCTCTTCATCGTTGACGCGGTCAGCCGGCAACCGCTTCAGCGACCGTGGCTGACGCTGGCAATCGATGTCGCGAGCCGGATGGTGGCCGGGTTTTACCTCAGTCTGGAAAACCCGTCGTCAACATCCGTCGCCCTGGCGATCCAACATCTTGTTTTACCGAAGGACAACTGGCTCGCCTCGCGCGGGATTGAGGCGGAATGGCCGGTCTTCGGGTTGCCTGACGTCATTCACCTGGACAATGGCCGCGAGTTTCATGGCAAGGCGCTGGTGCGGGGTGCTGCGGAACACGGCGTGGAGCTCCAATATCGTCCCGTCGCGCGTCCTCACTTCGGTGGCCATATCGAGCGGCTGATCGGAACGATGATGGGCGCCGTGCACCTTCTGCCGGGATCCACATCCAGCGATATCAGCGGCCGCGGGCACTACGACCCCCAGAAGCACGCCGTCATGACGCTCGACGAGCTTGAGCAATGGTTGGCCTTGCAGATCGTCGGCCGATATCACGCCGACATCCACCGAACCTTGCGACTGCCTCCAAATGTGGCCTGGCAAGATGCCGTCGCAGCGCGCCCACATCCCCGGCGGCTGCCCTACGACGAACACCGTTTCCTCCTCGACTTTCTGCCCTTCGAGGAGCGAAACGTCCGAAGGGACGGCGTACACCTATTGGCCTTTCACCTCCAAGAGGCGACTCATGATCATCGTTGAACCATCCGCGAGGTCTTTGATATACGTTTCGTATCGTTCGGGCGGGAGGATCGTCAAATCCCGCAAATCGAGCCGTGTCGAAACGAAGCGGGACCGTCCGTCCGATCTTTCCCGTGTCATATCCGCGTCGACCACCCAAACGATGATCTGAGATGCGAGCAACACATAGTTCGCGTGCACCGCCTGGATCTGGTCCCCGACATGCGCCGGCAGATCACCCTCCACTTCAAACCCGAGGGGCGCAAGCAACTCCTCGCCGGTCAAAAGGGTATAGACCGAACCGATTTCCTCTACTTGAGAGATAAGATCAGAGAGGCTAATTTTGGGCTCATCTGCCACGCCGATATGCTTGACCACAGTAGTCAACATGCCAGAAGCAGTCAGTCCCTGGAGGACAAAATCTCGCGGAGCGCCGTTCACCTTGCCCGAGACCCGATGGCGGATCGTTCCGATCGCAGCGGTCCCCGGACGGATCTCGATCGTAGCATCCTTGTGCATAAGCGCATCTGCCATGAGGAAATAATTCCGCCATTCCGTTGGGCTTAAAAGGGGCGTGTCGGGCTTCATCGTCTGCGACTGGAAGCTGAAGTTGCTACCACGTATGACAATCTCAAAGCCATTCGTCACGATCCGTGCGGCAAGATCGTCCGTCTTCTGAGACGGGGCGAAGAAGATCTCGCCATCGAAAACGGCAGGTTCGGCGAAGCGATCACGGCGGATCGTTAGGACGCAGGTATCAGCCCGCTCGAGCTGAATTTTGACCTCGCCTTCTTCTGGAATGTCATCCTTTTCAAGAGTGATCCCGAAACGGGTCGAACTCACCTTCACGTCTCTTACCTTGACGGGGATAATGCCAAGGAAGACATCGGCCAGTTCGTTCTTAGAGTTCACGTCAAAGGTGAGATTAATTTTTCCACCTTCCTGGCCGAGGACGCGCAGCTCCTCGTGTTTTGCCGCCTCGTAAGCAGTGACGCTTGCGCCAATGGCATCGAGAAGCGCTTGCTTGAAGCTCTCACCATCTGTGCCGATCGTTCGTCCCTCGCCACTGGCGGTAAGATACAAGGTGGCGCGATTCACCTGAAACCGCTTGGCGGCGTGTTCCTCGCGCAGCTTTTTAAGCGCCTTAGCGAGCGCATCGCCGCGCATCTCGATAAGGTGGGCCGAGGTAGCCTCCAGGGTCTCCTTGCTGATCTTCAAAACGTAGATGAAAGAAGGCCGGCGTTCCTTGGCCAGTCGCTCGATTGAGGACAGGCGAAGCTTGATGCGGTCGTTGGAGTCCCACATCGTCTTTTGCTGGACCACACAAGAAATTGGATTGCTTCTGGCATCAAGGATGCCGGGATTTTTATGGTCGAGATTGAACTCAACGATGAAATCCCACCCACTGCGGTCGCGATCAGCCTTATTGCATATCAGTTTTGCATCCGAGCAGAGGGCCTGGAAGGTATGCTCGCCTTTGTCTCCCAACTCGTCACTGTTGAGTGGATTCTGATCGTCATCTTCGTTATTCATAAGGCCTCAGCAAATCAAATTCGTACCCGAAATCTTGGGAAGGCAGTATCGTCCCCAAGCCGTAGCGCAATCAAGCCTTGTCAACGGCGTCAACTCTGATTGTCTGCCTACCAGTGATACCATTGGCAGTTGCACCAGACTTCGTACGGCATACAGAAAACAAACACGAATGAGAAGAATATCTATCGCTCCGAATTGGACATATGAAACAATCAGTTGATGGAGTTATCGAACGCGTCTTAGGTTCATATCCCTTCAAGGCGACGGAGGAACATCGCTCTCGCTGCCATCTGCGGAATGACTGTTCACCCGACCGCGGCCCGACCGCCGCGGTTCGCCACCGTGCGCTATTTGCCCAGAGCGGGCACTCGACCCGATGCATTCGGTTGCGTTAGGGTCGACTACGAATCTGCATCGGACCCGACCAATGCCCTACGGGATCACCCTAAAGAGTTGCAACACCACAGCACTTGAAATCCTGAAGCTTTGGGAGGAGGCGAGCATTTTCGAGCCCAAAGGCTCGATGCAGGAGTTGGGGTATCCGCCGCACCTGACACTTGCAGTATTTACGCAGTGGCCCGGGGAAGTCAGCGCGATCATGAGGGAGGTCTTTTCAGCGCAGGAAAAGCTCTCGATCACCTTTGATGCAATGGATTACTTCGATAACGACCCTGTGATTCTATGGGCAAAACCTCGGGTAAACCAACACCTATTGCAGCTTCACCACAGGCTGCACAGCCACTTCGACCCATTTGCCTGCCACGAGCACTACCGTATCGGTCGTTGGGTTCCTCACTGCTCGCTTGCGACAAACGTGCCGAAGTCTGCCAAATCGCCAGCGATCGATTGGGCAAATAACCAGAAACTCACGTTTACTGTCGAATTCGATTTGGCTGATTTCGTGCAGTTCCCGCCTGTCGTGATACATGAAGAACTACGACTACGTTGAACCGCAATTGGCGCAAAAACAGACACGATCTCCCCGCCTAGTTAGCCCGCTTCCGTGCCTGTGCGATGATGACCGCTACGCCCGAAATGCGGGTTCAATACTCTGATTGTAGGCCATTCGACCTTGGAACCGGTCGCCTCTTCGCTGCTGAAGGTACGCGACGCGCTGGTGCAGGAATTTGCAGGGTTTGAGCGCACGCTGCGTGCCATCGCCCGTCAGGACGACAATGCCCTCAGGTTGATGACGACGCCCGGTGTTGGCGTCCTGGTGGCGCTGACGTTTGTGGCGGCCATCGATGCGCCGGAGCGCTTCCGCTCCTCCCGCGCGGTCGGCCGCACTTCGGATTGACGCCAAGGAAATATCAATCAGGGGAGACCGAGCGGTCGCATCTCGAAGATCGGCGATGGCAGCGTGCGAACCGCGCTCTACGAGGCGGCTCACGTCATCCTGACGCGCCCGGTCAAAGGCTCCGATCTGAAGGGCTGGGCGTTGGCGGTCGCCAGACGGGCCGGTCCCAAAAAGGCGCGTGTCGCGCTGGCCCGCAAGTTGGCGGTGGTGTTGCATTGCATGCTCAGGGACGGAACCAACTTCGTTGCTCATCAGGGAGGGCCCACCCAGGCGGTTTGAGGAAAAGACGACAACACAGGCTTTTCGGACGGGCACAGCCAGCCGCCTGCCGGAGCAAGGTCCCTTCGCCGGGACGATGGATGGGTTAGGCCGTTATGCGATCAGCAGCACGCAGTGACTGCGCCTTCAAAGATTGGCCAACCGTCCTTGGCAGACACCATAGAGCAGCGGCAAAGCTCCGACTGCGGACATATGTGGACGGCCCCCTCCTTGCAAGAACTCTTATGATGGTTTTGATCGGATCGCTTGCGTTCATATGTCCGGCCTGTTGTTGCGCTCGCACATGAACGCTGGCCAAGATGGGTTCCGCGACATGGGTTCCAAACAGAAGCTCGACTTCAAAAGCCACTGTCCGCAACGGAGTGTCCCACGTCTCGGATCGATCGATCACACCATCTGCTCGTTTCTGCAAGTTCACGCATCAGATCAACGCGGTAGCTTCCAGCTTGCCTTGGTTGCCTGATTTCTTAAACCGCACTTGCCAACGTTGGCGGCTCAGCGTTTTGGCGATAGGTTGCGCCGGTTACCATCATCTTCCAGGAAATCCGGGCGATCTTGTTGGCCAGTGCGATAGCCACGAGCTTGGGTGACTTGCGCTTGAGCAATTCGACAAGCCACGGTGAAGCGTTCCTTCCGCGTCCCGCACGCAGGTGCTGCAAAACCGCGGTCGCGCCCACAACCAGTGTCTTACGCAATGCCTCATCGCCGGCCCTTGTAATGACACCAAGCCTGACCTTACCTGCAGTCGAATGGTCCCGGGGCGTCAGCCCCATCCAGGCG encodes:
- a CDS encoding DUF4440 domain-containing protein produces the protein MISVPSLEEIQSLEEALHRPEIRRSREDVETLLAEGFVEFGASGSVYDRTTIIDLLAQESGTDEGELRTANYALKPISNDAVLLTYETERSYHDGSKRCVLRSSVWKYDGLKWQMFFHQGTVRS
- a CDS encoding 2'-5' RNA ligase family protein — encoded protein: MPYGITLKSCNTTALEILKLWEEASIFEPKGSMQELGYPPHLTLAVFTQWPGEVSAIMREVFSAQEKLSITFDAMDYFDNDPVILWAKPRVNQHLLQLHHRLHSHFDPFACHEHYRIGRWVPHCSLATNVPKSAKSPAIDWANNQKLTFTVEFDLADFVQFPPVVIHEELRLR
- a CDS encoding site-specific integrase, coding for MAKKIPSDAIHRRAEELDALDAILPFDRRDQLAALLTDDDVATLKHLAREGMGENTLRALASDLGYLETWCQLAVGTPLPWPAPESVLLKFVAHHLWDPAKRAEDPSHGMPLEVETGLRSQRLLRADGPHAPETVRRRLTSWSILTRWRGEKGCFDGPSLKSALRLAVRASARPRQRKSKKAITGDVLAKLLAVCAGERPADLRDRALLLMAFASGGRRRSEVAALHVEDLTDEDPVQADPADAASPSLPCLSIRLGRTKTTTSDEDERVILIGRPVSALKRWLAEAQIKEGPVFRRIDQWGNVDRRTLTPQSVNLILKSRCRQAGLDPTAFSAHGLRSGYLTEAANHGIPLPEAMQQSLHRSVTQAASYCNNADRKNGRAARLIV